The Clostridia bacterium genome segment GCAGTTCTATAAAGCGTTCGGCCGTCAATTAAAATTCGGCATGTACAACAACTTCGGCGCAAACAAGGACAGCTTAAAGGACCTTATACTTTTCGCGTCATCGTTTGAGAAGAAAAACGTCACCTTCAAGGAATACGTTTCGCGCATGAAGGAAGACCAAAAGAAAATATACTACGCTGCGGGCGACAGCATTGAGCAGATAAGCCTGCTTCCGCAGGTAGAGGCCGTTTTGGAGCACGGATACGAGGTGCTTTATCTTACCGACGATATAGATGAGTTCGCGCTTCAGATACTTCGCACTTACGACGATAAAGAGTTCTCCAACGTATGCCAGGATAATCTTGATCTTTCGACAGACGAGGAAAAAGAGAGCTTAAAGGCGGAAAACGAGAAGAACGCGGAGCTTTTCGCGTTTATCAAAGAGAGCATAGGCGATGGCGTTCATGAGGTGCGCTTTACGAATACGCTTAAGAACCACCCCGCCTGCATATCGAGCGAGGGCCCCGTTTCGGTCGGCATGGAAAAGACGTTGAGTCAGATGCCGGGCTTCGAGGAGGGCAGCATAAAGGCCGAGCTCGTGCTTGAGATAAGCCTTACGCATCCTATCGCGGATAAGCTGAGATCGCTTTTTGAAACGGATAAGGACAGACTTGCAAAGTACTCGAAGATTTTATACGCGCAGGCTCGCCTTATAAGCGGAATGGAGCTTAAAAACGCCGCCGAGGTGGGCGCGCTCGTATGTGAGCTTATGGTAGAATGACGAAACGCATCAACGCGGCAAATATTGTTACAAGCATAAGAATTTTGCTTTCCGCCGCATTGCTGTTTTTCCCGGCGCTGTCTATGGCTTTTAACTTTATTTACATCGCTTGCGGAGTTTCCGATATGATTGACGGCGCAATAGCGCGGAAAACAAATAACGTAAGCGCGTTCGGTGCAAAGTTCGATACTTTCGCCGACATAATATTTGTTGCGGTATGTATGATAAAGATCCTGCCGGTATTAAGTATTCCGAGCCTTATTTATATTTGGGTCGCCGTCATCGCAATAATGAAGATACTCAACTTGGTCACGGGCTTTATAAAACAGAAAAAGTTTATAGCGGTACATTCTGTTATGAACAAGGTAACGGGGATGCTATTGTTTCTTTTCCCGCTGACATTGCCGTTTATTGATTTGAAATACACGTTGCCCATCGTATGTACAGCTGCAACGATCGCGGCGATTTGGGAAGGGTATCTTATCAGAACAACCAAGACGTCAGAATAATAGAAGAGCATATAAAAAATACCCGCCGCGGTTTTGCGGCGGGTATTTTTCGGGGCGTTCAGCCTTCGATCAATATGGTCTTCTTTTCGGGGAGGGGCTTTGCGTCCTTCTTCGGTACGGTGAGGTAGAGCACGCCGTTTTCAAACTTGGCCTTTATGTCATCCTCGGTGAGATTCTCGCCGATATAAAAGCTTCTCTGCATCGTGCCCGAGTAACGCTCTCTTCTTATAAGCTTGCCCTCTTCGTTTTTGTCCTCGTTATCAACATTTTTCTGAGCCGTAACGGTGAGATAACCGTTTTCAAGGCTGAGCGAAAGCTCATCCTTTAAGAAGCCCGGAAGATCGATATCGATGGCGTAACGATCGTCATGCTCGCGCACGTCGGTGTTCATGACGTTGGAATTATTTGCGCCGTAAAGCTTTTTGTCGATGTCGTAAAAATCATCGAAAGCGGGGAAGCGCATCCAGTTGTCGAAAAGTCTGTCTCTGAAAATTGCGGGTAACATTTTAATTTCCTCCTTTATAATTGAAACATTATTAACAATACTAAAGCACATCGGACGTTTGACTTTCTCTGTCCTTCGTACGATTACATTATAGCACTATTATCAGCGCTGTCAATAGGTGAGTGCTAATTTAATTGTAAACAATTTATTAACTCTCCTTGTTATTTTAAAAAGTATTTAAGACGCCTTAAAATGCTATTTTCCCAGCGGGAAGACTTTTATAATATTATGCGGCGCACTTCGTTTTTTATGCGCCTTATCATTACCGCTGTTGTTTTCGGCGAAAAAATGTGATAATCTAATGCGTAACAAAAGAAGTTAGGAGAAAAGACCGATGAAAAATAATAAAAAAACAGCTTTAAAAAGCTTTGTCGCCCTTGCACTGTTTGCCGTGCTCTTTTTTGTGTCAGGGTTTTCGGCGATGGGAGCGGGCGCAAGCTTTGGCGATGTTTCAGCCTCGGATTATTACTGCGATGCAGTTAACTGGGCTGTGGATATGGGCATAACGACAGGCGTTTCCGACACTATGTTCGCTCCCGGCGAAACGTGTACGCGCGCTCAAATGGTAAGCTTTTTATGGCGGGCTGTGGGAAAGCCCAAGGCGGGCTCGAACGCGCCCGTGTTTTCGGACGTCTCGAAAAGCGATT includes the following:
- a CDS encoding CDP-alcohol phosphatidyltransferase family protein, whose amino-acid sequence is MTKRINAANIVTSIRILLSAALLFFPALSMAFNFIYIACGVSDMIDGAIARKTNNVSAFGAKFDTFADIIFVAVCMIKILPVLSIPSLIYIWVAVIAIMKILNLVTGFIKQKKFIAVHSVMNKVTGMLLFLFPLTLPFIDLKYTLPIVCTAATIAAIWEGYLIRTTKTSE
- a CDS encoding Hsp20/alpha crystallin family protein — its product is MLPAIFRDRLFDNWMRFPAFDDFYDIDKKLYGANNSNVMNTDVREHDDRYAIDIDLPGFLKDELSLSLENGYLTVTAQKNVDNEDKNEEGKLIRRERYSGTMQRSFYIGENLTEDDIKAKFENGVLYLTVPKKDAKPLPEKKTILIEG